From one Malus sylvestris chromosome 1, drMalSylv7.2, whole genome shotgun sequence genomic stretch:
- the LOC126629321 gene encoding vacuolar protein 8-like, producing the protein MVEEGGNEVSIYTRSAEEWLLHARELVPLALNKAREVKGFPGRWKMIISKLEQIPSCLSDLSSHPCFSKNALCKEQLQSVSKTLKEVIELAEFCVGEKHEGKLRMQSNLDALSGKLDLNLRDCRLLIKTGVLGEATLPLAMAGSSSEQEAAANGNIRELLARLQIGHLEAKHRALDSLVEVMKDDEKNVLSVMSRSNIAALVQLLTATSPRIREKTVTVICSLAESGSCENWLVSEGVLPPLIRLVESGSAVGKEKATISLQRLSMSSEAARAIVGHGGVRPLVEICQTGDSVSQAASASTLKNISAVPEVRQTLAEEGIVKVMINLLDCGILLGSKEYAAECLQNLTASNDNLRRSVISEGGIRSLMAYLAGPLPQESAVGALRNLVGSVSMEVLVSLGFLPRIVHVLKSGSLGAQQAAASAICRVCSSTEMKKLIGEVGCIPLLLKMLEAKSNSAREVAAQAVSSLMTFSHNCREVKRDDKSVPSLVQLLDPSPQNTAKKYAVCCLGLLCSSKKCKKLMVSYGAIGYLKKLTEMDIPGAKKLLERLERGKLRSFFTRK; encoded by the coding sequence ATGGTGGAAGAAGGCGGCAATGAGGTTTCGATCTATACACGATCAGCAGAAGAATGGTTGTTACATGCTCGGGAGCTTGTCCCATTGGCACTGAACAAGGCAAGAGAGGTTAAGGGGTTTCCGGGTCGATGGAAGATGATCATTTCGAAGTTGGAGCAGATCCCTTCGTGTTTGTCAGATTTGTCTAGCCATCCGTGCTTCTCCAAGAATGCTCTTTGTAAGGAGCAATTGCAGTCGGTATCTAAGACTTTGAAGGAGGTTATTGAATTGGCAGAGTTTTGTGTGGGCGAGAAACACGAAGGAAAACTTCGGATGCAGAGCAATCTGGATGCATTGTCTGGGAAACTAGATTTGAATTTGCGGGATTGCAGGCTATTGATCAAGACCGGGGTGCTTGGTGAGGCTACTTTGCCTTTAGCAATGGCTGGTTCTTCAAGTGAGCAGGAGGCTGCTGCCAATGGGAACATAAGGGAGCTGCTTGCGCGGCTTCAGATTGGTCACTTGGAGGCAAAACACAGGGCTCTCGACAGTCTCGTAGAGGTCATGAAAGATGATGAAAAGAATGTGTTGTCAGTTATGAGTCGTAGTAACATTGCTGCTTTAGTTCAGCTGCTCACTGCAACATCTCCTCGTATCCGAGAGAAGACTGTGACCGTAATTTGCTCACTTGCAGAATCCGGAAGCTGCGAAAATTGGCTTGTTTCTGAAGGTGTTTTGCCACCTCTGATAAGGCTTGTTGAGTCTGGCAGTGCAGTAGGTAAAGAGAAGGCTACAATTTCGCTTCAGAGGTTGTCAATGTCCTCTGAGGCAGCACGTGCAATTGTTGGGCATGGAGGGGTTCGTCCACTGGTTGAGATCTGCCAAACTGGTGATTCTGTTTCTCAGGCTGCTTCTGCTAGCACTTTGAAGAACATATCAGCTGTCCCTGAGGTTCGACAGACTCTAGCTGAGGAAGGCATTGTAAAAGTTATGATCAATCTCCTTGATTGCGGAATTTTATTGGGTTCAAAAGAATATGCAGCAGAATGCTTACAGAATCTCACTGCAAGCAATGACAATCTCCGAAGGTCTGTAATATCAGAAGGTGGAATTCGGAGCCTGATGGCTTATCTTGCTGGCCCGTTGCCACAAGAATCCGCAGTTGGGGCATTGAGGAATTTGGTTGGTTCAGTTTCTATGGAGGTTTTGGTTTCTCTTGGTTTCCTTCCACGCATAGTTCACGTGCTTAAATCCGGTTCACTAGGGGCACAGCAGGCTGCTGCATCGGCAATTTGCAGGGTTTGCAGCTCAACAGAGATGAAAAAATTGATCGGTGAAGTGGGGTGCATTCCTCTCCTCCTCAAGATGCTCGAGGCTAAATCAAACAGTGCAAGAGAGGTTGCTGCGCAGGCAGTTTCGAGTCTGATGACCTTTTCGCACAATTGCAGAGAAGTGAAAAGGGATGACAAAAGTGTGCCAAGTCTAGTCCAATTGCTTGACCCTAGTCCCCAAAACACAGCCAAAAAATACGCAGTTTGTTGCCTTGGATTACTGTGTTCGAGTAAGAAATGCAAGAAGCTGATGGTCTCGTATGGAGCAATCGGGTACCTCAAGAAGCTTACGGAGATGGACATCCCTGGAGCGAAGAAGCTACTCGAACGGCTGGAAAGAGGGAAGTTGAGAAGTTTCTTCACAAGAAAATAA